A single window of Fischerella sp. PCC 9605 DNA harbors:
- the hetI gene encoding 4'-phosphopantetheinyl transferase HetI codes for MWLAAPTDLKLLPYDVHIWRIDLERPEPELQALEATLSSDEIARARRFYFQQHQQRFIAGRGILRAILGRYLGVEPQAVRFEYEPRGKPVLGDTYIHSGLSFNLSHSQDLAVCAVSINRIIGVDIEYIRSVSDVEALAKRFFSPREYAVVRSLPPQQQQKVFFRYWTCKEAYLKATGVGLVQLEQVEISLTPEEPAKLTTDEQWSLIELLPADNYVGAVAVEGFELDLKCWQY; via the coding sequence ATGTGGCTAGCTGCACCGACTGATTTAAAATTGTTGCCATATGATGTTCATATCTGGCGAATTGACCTTGAACGACCAGAACCAGAACTGCAAGCTTTAGAAGCTACTCTCTCCAGTGACGAAATAGCTCGCGCTCGGCGGTTTTATTTTCAGCAACATCAGCAGCGTTTTATCGCCGGCCGGGGAATCCTCCGTGCTATCTTGGGTCGCTACTTGGGTGTTGAACCGCAAGCGGTGCGATTTGAATATGAACCCCGTGGCAAACCAGTATTAGGTGATACTTATATCCATAGTGGGCTATCGTTTAACTTGTCACATTCTCAAGATTTAGCTGTATGTGCGGTAAGTATTAACCGCATAATTGGTGTTGATATAGAATACATCAGATCTGTGAGTGATGTAGAAGCCCTTGCCAAACGCTTCTTTTCACCCAGAGAATATGCAGTAGTGCGATCGCTTCCTCCACAACAACAGCAAAAGGTGTTTTTTCGCTACTGGACATGTAAAGAAGCTTATTTAAAAGCAACAGGAGTGGGACTAGTTCAACTGGAGCAAGTAGAGATTTCCTTGACTCCAGAAGAACCAGCAAAACTCACCACCGATGAACAGTGGAGTTTGATAGAACTTTTACCTGCTGATAATTATGTTGGTGCAGTTGCTGTAGAAGGTTTTGAGTTAGATCTGAAGTGCTGGCAATATTAA
- the devC gene encoding ABC transporter permease DevC — translation MLRKCFRTTLLAWRQLVKEKTRLAIAVVGIAFANILICAQMGFEASLFDSSTAPQRGLDADLVVVSSHFKSVYSVKNFSRERLYQALGFAGVESVSPLYMGYGKWRNPQTRRIQSILVFGTDPRTTAFKFPEVNQNRSQLQKLNTVLFDQASIPEFGPIATLFQQQSTVETELNDVSIRVVGLFILGASFGAYGNTITSDSTFLHLFPDHHPNQIQIGLIQLKPGADAQQIAKILTDDLPDDVMILTKEDFARVEKAYWAKTTPIGFIFGLGVIVSFIVGIAIVYQIIYADVADHLPQYSMLKAIGYSDRYLIVVLIQEALLLAVLGYIPGFIVSLGLYQLAAAATMLPMFMTIERSVTVFVLTVAMCLISTASTMRKLNSADPADVF, via the coding sequence ATGCTTCGCAAATGTTTTCGCACAACCCTCCTAGCATGGCGGCAGTTAGTTAAAGAGAAAACTCGTTTGGCGATCGCAGTGGTAGGTATTGCCTTTGCAAACATTCTCATCTGTGCCCAGATGGGGTTTGAGGCTTCACTATTTGACAGTTCCACAGCACCACAAAGGGGTTTAGATGCAGATTTGGTGGTGGTGAGTTCCCATTTTAAAAGTGTATATTCAGTCAAAAATTTCTCCAGAGAGCGATTGTATCAGGCGTTAGGATTTGCAGGAGTGGAGTCGGTGAGTCCACTCTATATGGGTTACGGAAAATGGAGAAATCCGCAAACACGTCGCATACAATCTATTTTGGTGTTTGGTACAGATCCGAGAACCACAGCATTTAAATTTCCTGAAGTTAATCAAAACCGCAGTCAGCTGCAAAAGTTGAATACAGTGTTGTTTGACCAAGCTTCCATACCAGAGTTTGGGCCAATCGCGACTTTATTTCAACAGCAATCAACAGTAGAAACTGAATTAAATGATGTCAGTATCCGGGTTGTAGGTTTGTTTATCTTGGGTGCGTCGTTTGGTGCCTATGGTAATACTATTACCAGTGACTCAACCTTTTTACATCTATTCCCCGACCATCATCCCAATCAAATTCAAATCGGTCTGATTCAGTTGAAACCAGGTGCAGATGCACAACAAATTGCCAAAATTTTAACAGATGATTTACCTGATGATGTCATGATTCTCACAAAAGAGGATTTTGCACGGGTAGAAAAAGCTTATTGGGCAAAAACAACCCCCATAGGTTTTATTTTTGGTTTGGGTGTGATTGTCTCTTTCATTGTCGGCATTGCGATCGTTTATCAAATCATTTATGCCGATGTAGCCGATCACTTGCCACAATACTCTATGCTGAAGGCAATTGGATATAGCGATCGCTATTTAATAGTAGTTCTTATTCAAGAAGCTTTACTCCTAGCAGTGTTGGGTTACATACCAGGATTTATCGTTTCACTAGGACTTTATCAACTAGCAGCAGCGGCTACCATGCTGCCTATGTTTATGACTATTGAGCGGAGTGTAACTGTGTTTGTTTTAACAGTGGCAATGTGCTTGATTTCTACCGCTAGCACGATGCGAAAGCTGAATTCTGCCGACCCCGCCGACGTATTTTAA
- a CDS encoding MotA/TolQ/ExbB proton channel family protein: MINNLFTAGGVVMWPLLGFSVLAVALIIERILFWMRLSSRQNRVVREVLNSYQLDNVVGALDKLHQNTDLPMARIFLAALELEEATPDEFRLALETGAQAEIPLLKRFQNIFDTIIALAPLLGLLGTVLGLIASFASLNIGDVGGARTAGVTGGISEALVSTASGLVVAIFTLLFANSFRGLYQRQIALIQEYGGQLELLYRRRYERGDKTYAPSR, translated from the coding sequence ATGATTAATAATCTATTTACGGCGGGTGGAGTGGTCATGTGGCCCCTCCTAGGTTTTTCAGTGTTAGCAGTAGCACTAATTATTGAACGTATCCTGTTTTGGATGCGTTTGAGTAGCCGTCAAAACCGCGTTGTCAGAGAGGTACTGAATTCTTATCAGCTTGATAATGTAGTTGGTGCTTTGGATAAGCTGCACCAAAATACCGATTTGCCAATGGCACGAATTTTTTTAGCAGCTTTAGAACTAGAAGAAGCTACTCCAGATGAGTTTCGTTTGGCCTTAGAAACGGGAGCACAAGCTGAAATCCCTTTACTCAAACGCTTTCAAAATATCTTCGATACTATTATTGCTCTTGCGCCTCTGTTGGGTCTTCTTGGTACCGTCTTGGGATTAATTGCTTCCTTTGCTTCTTTAAATATTGGTGATGTCGGAGGCGCAAGAACAGCAGGTGTGACAGGTGGTATTAGTGAAGCTTTGGTTTCAACCGCATCGGGATTGGTAGTTGCTATTTTTACACTGCTATTTGCTAATAGCTTTCGAGGGCTTTACCAGCGTCAAATTGCACTGATTCAAGAATATGGCGGACAGTTAGAATTGCTTTACCGTCGTCGCTATGAAAGGGGAGATAAAACCTATGCACCTTCCCGATGA
- a CDS encoding methylmalonic aciduria and homocystinuria type D protein yields MNYPTLNTSVVGYPINLVGTSGQAVEISIHPPSQYICANRERILPDWKNQLFLWVVIVLQKSRYGMVETTPEIEAEKQWLRENFMRFGFDVAFNLRDRNYLTDLIDPRTGYPLLSRPGIIPHDDTAVVKALLGYPVIQNKCRVLIHPEWGMAVYPSILISVAPPIIIESAIRSIAPLHGWKEEMS; encoded by the coding sequence GTGAACTATCCAACGCTTAATACTTCTGTTGTAGGCTATCCTATTAATTTGGTTGGCACAAGCGGACAAGCGGTTGAGATTTCAATTCATCCCCCGAGTCAGTACATTTGTGCTAACCGCGAACGGATATTACCAGATTGGAAAAATCAACTTTTTTTGTGGGTGGTGATTGTTTTACAAAAATCTAGATATGGAATGGTGGAAACTACGCCAGAAATTGAAGCAGAAAAACAATGGTTGCGAGAAAATTTTATGAGGTTTGGCTTTGATGTCGCCTTCAATTTACGCGATCGCAACTACCTCACAGACCTCATCGATCCCCGCACTGGCTATCCCTTGCTTTCTCGTCCAGGGATAATTCCCCATGACGACACAGCTGTTGTGAAAGCTTTACTTGGTTATCCAGTCATTCAAAATAAATGTCGCGTACTAATTCATCCCGAATGGGGAATGGCAGTTTATCCCAGTATCTTAATATCAGTAGCTCCCCCAATCATCATCGAATCGGCCATCAGAAGTATAGCTCCTTTGCATGGTTGGAAGGAGGAAATGAGTTAG
- a CDS encoding serine hydrolase, which yields MVISPDLINEPKISGCFDKTALSSLASPMVELNFTSLISGFRGTAGIVIRNLDSGHDAQFNQELLFPAASLIKLAILWEFFYQCAIGVVDPVEEIELQAQDMVIGFGVLRQLNPGLKLRLLDLATLMIVISDNTATNLLIDRLGMDNINNSIQQLGLVNTALQYKMFDPRDVNRDNFTSPADVARILEAFVRQRQLLGQYGDEPLRILEGQQCKNKLHLGLPKGVQLANKTGELLWIEHDAGILFAKDKEIVIVVMTQGLSENYDGIRLCRDVAKLVYQNI from the coding sequence GTGGTTATTTCCCCAGATTTAATTAACGAACCAAAAATCAGCGGATGTTTTGATAAAACTGCTTTAAGTAGTTTGGCTAGTCCTATGGTTGAACTAAATTTCACTTCTCTCATCTCTGGTTTTCGAGGCACTGCGGGGATTGTTATCAGAAATCTCGATAGTGGTCATGATGCTCAGTTCAACCAAGAACTTTTGTTTCCTGCTGCGAGTCTCATCAAACTAGCTATTTTGTGGGAATTCTTCTATCAATGTGCAATAGGTGTAGTTGATCCAGTAGAAGAGATTGAGCTTCAAGCTCAAGACATGGTGATTGGATTTGGTGTTTTGCGCCAACTCAATCCTGGTTTGAAATTACGTTTACTTGACTTGGCGACATTGATGATTGTAATCAGTGACAACACAGCTACAAATCTTTTAATTGATCGACTTGGGATGGACAACATCAACAACTCAATTCAACAACTTGGGCTTGTGAATACCGCTTTGCAGTACAAAATGTTTGATCCGCGTGATGTGAATCGAGATAACTTTACGAGTCCTGCTGATGTTGCTCGGATACTGGAAGCTTTTGTGCGACAGAGACAATTGCTTGGTCAGTATGGGGATGAACCTTTAAGAATTCTTGAAGGTCAACAGTGTAAAAATAAACTCCATCTTGGTCTTCCCAAGGGAGTACAGTTAGCTAATAAAACGGGTGAGTTGCTTTGGATTGAACATGATGCTGGAATCCTGTTTGCAAAAGATAAAGAAATAGTAATAGTTGTGATGACCCAGGGCTTATCTGAGAACTACGACGGAATTCGACTTTGTAGGGACGTTGCAAAGTTGGTTTATCAGAATATATAA
- a CDS encoding cation:proton antiporter subunit C → MLEAFIFATILCGFFGIILKKNLVMKIISMDVMSTGVIAYYVLIASRDGLFTPIVSDVKNGAYSDPVPQAVILTAIVIGFSIQALMLVGVMKLARDNPTLESNEIEKNNTP, encoded by the coding sequence GTGTTAGAAGCATTCATATTCGCAACAATATTGTGCGGGTTTTTCGGCATCATCCTTAAAAAGAACCTTGTTATGAAGATCATCTCTATGGATGTCATGAGCACGGGGGTTATCGCCTATTACGTGCTGATTGCATCGCGAGATGGTTTGTTCACACCTATTGTTTCAGATGTCAAAAATGGCGCTTACTCCGATCCGGTTCCCCAGGCAGTAATATTGACGGCGATTGTGATCGGCTTTTCGATTCAGGCCTTAATGCTGGTCGGTGTCATGAAGTTGGCGCGGGATAATCCGACATTAGAAAGTAACGAGATCGAGAAGAACAATACGCCATGA
- a CDS encoding cation:proton antiporter: MSTLTIAWIGLPFFVGFVIYLLPKLDRYLALGMAFASAGYALQLFAERSPLTLQLLDHFGVTLVVDQLSGYFILTNALVTAAVILYCWHSGKTAFFYAQTIILHGSLNAAFVCSDFISLYVALEVSGIAAFLLIAYPRTDRSIWVALRYLFVSNVAMLFYLVGAVLVYQTHHSFSFAGLRGAPPEALALIFVGLLVKGGIFVSGLWLPLTHSESETPVSAMLSGIVVKAGVYPLVRCALMVDEIDPIVRIFGVGTALLGVFYAVFEKDTKRMLAFHTVSQLGFILAAPKVGGFYALTHGLVKSALFLIAGALPSRNFKELQQKPIDTGIWVALVMASFSISGFPMLSGFGAKVLTTKNLMPWQAIAMNVAALGTAISFAKFIFLPHERREGQKHVRPGFWAATILLIGGLILANVVYFEAYTVANITKPLAIIGVGWVAYFLIFRRSVLKLPRVLEQFEHLIGVMSLMLILLFWMVFA; the protein is encoded by the coding sequence ATGAGTACCCTTACGATTGCTTGGATCGGACTCCCGTTTTTTGTGGGATTCGTCATTTATCTGCTCCCTAAACTGGATCGCTACCTCGCACTGGGGATGGCTTTTGCTTCTGCTGGATATGCCTTGCAGCTATTTGCCGAGCGATCGCCACTGACACTGCAATTACTAGATCATTTCGGCGTCACATTAGTAGTCGATCAGTTGAGTGGCTACTTTATATTAACAAATGCGCTGGTAACTGCCGCGGTCATCCTCTACTGTTGGCACAGCGGTAAGACAGCTTTTTTTTATGCCCAGACCATCATTTTGCATGGCAGTCTCAATGCCGCGTTTGTCTGTTCGGATTTTATTAGTTTATACGTGGCGTTAGAGGTGAGTGGGATTGCCGCTTTTCTCTTGATTGCCTATCCTCGCACCGATAGATCCATTTGGGTTGCTTTGCGCTATCTGTTTGTCAGCAACGTAGCAATGCTTTTTTATCTGGTTGGCGCGGTGCTGGTCTATCAGACGCATCATTCATTTAGTTTTGCAGGTTTGCGCGGGGCACCTCCGGAGGCGCTTGCCCTCATCTTTGTGGGACTCTTAGTCAAGGGAGGGATCTTTGTATCGGGATTGTGGCTACCGTTGACCCACTCCGAATCGGAAACGCCGGTGTCGGCCATGCTGTCGGGAATTGTGGTCAAAGCTGGTGTCTATCCATTAGTGCGGTGTGCGCTGATGGTGGATGAGATTGATCCGATAGTCAGGATCTTCGGAGTAGGGACGGCGCTGCTGGGAGTGTTCTATGCAGTCTTTGAAAAGGATACCAAGCGGATGCTGGCCTTTCACACGGTTTCGCAGTTAGGCTTTATCCTTGCCGCACCTAAAGTGGGTGGCTTTTATGCGCTGACGCACGGTCTGGTCAAATCCGCGCTCTTTCTGATCGCGGGTGCCTTACCGAGCCGAAACTTCAAGGAACTGCAACAGAAGCCGATCGATACCGGGATCTGGGTTGCTCTGGTTATGGCCAGCTTCTCGATCTCAGGCTTTCCCATGTTGTCTGGCTTTGGGGCGAAGGTTTTGACAACGAAGAATTTGATGCCTTGGCAAGCGATCGCCATGAATGTTGCGGCCCTGGGAACGGCAATATCGTTTGCCAAATTCATCTTTCTGCCCCATGAGAGACGAGAAGGACAAAAGCATGTACGACCTGGTTTCTGGGCAGCGACGATCTTGTTAATCGGTGGTCTGATTTTAGCAAATGTTGTGTATTTTGAGGCGTATACCGTCGCGAATATTACGAAACCACTCGCCATCATCGGCGTTGGCTGGGTGGCGTATTTTTTGATTTTTCGACGGTCAGTACTCAAGCTACCGCGTGTACTTGAGCAATTTGAGCATCTGATCGGTGTAATGAGTCTGATGTTGATCCTACTCTTCTGGATGGTATTTGCATGA
- a CDS encoding Na+/H+ antiporter subunit E yields MIGYLNLILRLVIWFLLTANLSVANIIIGVSVALLLPHRHKATGALKDWLRALGEVIVAIPQAYIEAFEIILRPHNEEDVTLERVPPRRTPGLIFLDVFIITFTPKTIVLKYHEEGWYEVHRVRRRKKT; encoded by the coding sequence ATGATTGGGTATTTGAATCTGATATTGCGACTGGTCATCTGGTTTCTGCTCACTGCCAACCTGAGTGTGGCAAATATCATCATCGGCGTCAGCGTCGCACTCCTATTGCCGCACAGACATAAAGCCACAGGAGCATTGAAGGATTGGCTGCGGGCACTGGGTGAGGTGATCGTGGCAATTCCGCAGGCGTATATTGAGGCATTTGAAATCATCCTCCGTCCGCATAACGAAGAAGATGTAACCTTGGAACGAGTCCCACCACGACGGACACCCGGTCTTATATTCTTGGATGTATTTATAATCACCTTTACGCCCAAGACCATTGTCTTGAAATACCACGAAGAAGGCTGGTACGAAGTGCATCGAGTGCGACGGAGGAAAAAGACGTGA